In Raphanus sativus cultivar WK10039 unplaced genomic scaffold, ASM80110v3 Scaffold4210, whole genome shotgun sequence, a single genomic region encodes these proteins:
- the LOC130507238 gene encoding phosphate transporter PHO1 homolog 1-like — MLDFFMADQLCSQVPMLRNLEYIVCYYITGSYTTQDYGYCMRVEYYRDLAYAVSFLPYYWRAMQCARRWFDEGETSHLVNLGKYVSAMLAAGTKLAYEKERSIGWLCLVVAMSSIATVYQLYWDFVKDWGLFQHNSNNPWLRNQLMLRQKSIYYFSMVLNLVLRLAWLQTVVHSSFEHVDYRVTGLFLAALEVIRRGHWNFYRLENEHLNNAGKFRAVKTVPLPFREVDEED, encoded by the exons ATGCTCGATTTCTTTATGGCTGATCAACTTTGCAGCCAG GTACCTATGCTAAGGAACCTGGAATACATAGTCTGCTACTATATAACCGGTAGCTACACAACACAGGACTATGGATATTGTATGAGAGTCGAGTACTACAGAGATCTTGCCTATGCAGTTTCCTTCCTCCCATACTACTGGAGAGCAATGcag TGTGCAAGGAGGTGGTTTGACGAAGGCGAGACAAGCCACTTAGTGAACCTAGGGAAGTATGTATCAGCGATGTTAGCGGCTGGAACCAAATTGGCTTACGAGAAAGAGAGGAGCATTGGTTGGCTCTGCCTTGTGGTGGCTATGTCAAGTATAGCCACCGTTTACCAATTGTATTGGGACTTTGTAAAGGATTGGGGTTTATTCCAACATAATTCCAACAACCCTTGGCTTAGGAACCAACTCATGCTTCGCCAAAAATCTATTTACTACTTCTCTATG gtttTAAATCTTGTTCTAAGGCTGGCATGGCTACAAACAGTTGTGCACTCAAGTTTTGAGCATGTGGATTATAGAGTGACAGGATTGTTCTTGGCTGCTCTTGAAGTCATCAGGAGAGGACACTGGAACTTTTACCG ATTGGAGAATGAGCATCTAAATAATGCGGGGAAGTTTCGAGCTGTAAAGACAGTGCCACTTCCTTTCAGAGAAGTTGATGAAGAGGACTGA